A part of Aspergillus flavus chromosome 1, complete sequence genomic DNA contains:
- a CDS encoding Ser/Thr protein phosphatase family protein, with translation MGGGVFLPTPSVVPANHFTPFQFCQLGDIQLGFGQDGWKNDVHRMQLAAQQVNAEEFDFCIAVGDLTNSRHSYEITAFQQTYPNFTVPVHLLPGNHDVHDLSTLKQFTQDFNTSDHSSFTHNGYRFILLNSITMITDLAEFKNHTAYEWSWFEHELKTAARAGERIIVAHHHLPFEGSEDEPDSYWTFPKRVRRKYIELIRRYGVRHILVGHRHETKNIYPADGFYTIYVVAGTARFFDGNGFGINYFNVSSWDSANDVTQKYVHLKGVTHMKRSEGQPTGCPDIFHHAQ, from the exons ATGGGTGGCGGTGTTTTCCTACCAACACCTTCAG TTGTGCCCGCCAATCACTTTACTCCTTTCCAGTTCTGCCAATTAGGTGATATCCAGCTTGGATTCGGACAGGATGGTTGGAAAAATGACGTACATAGAATGCAACTCGCCGCGCAGCAAGTCAATGCGGAGGAGTTCGACTTCTGCATTGCCGTCGGTGACTTAACTAACAGCCG ACATTCCTATGAAATCACCGCATTCCAACAAACATACCCAAATTTCACGGTGCCCGTCCACCTACTCCCAGGAAATCACGACGTGCACGACTTATCCACGCTGAAACAGTTCACCCAGGACTTCAACACAAGCGACCACAGCAGCTTCACGCACAATGGGTATCGATTTATTCTCCTCAACTCGATCACGATGATCACTGACCTAGCCGAATTCAAAAACCACACGGCCTACGAATGGAGCTGGTTCGAGCACGAACTCAAAACAGCCGCGCGCGCGGGCGAAAGGATCATCGTCGCGCACCACCATCTCCCCTTTGAGGGTAGTGAGGACGAGCCGGACTCGTATTGGACTTTTCCAAAACGTGTGCGTCGCAAgtatattgaattgatccGGAGATATGGTGTGCGTCATATCCTTGTTGGACACAGGCATGAGACGAAGAATATCTATCCTGCTGATGGGTTCTATACGATCTATGTTGTTGCGGGAACGGCGCGGTTCTTCGATGGGAATGGATTCGgaattaattactttaatGTCTCGTCATGGGATTCGGCGAACGATGTTACTCAGAAGTATGTCCATCTAAAGGGTGTTACGCACATGAAGAGGTCTGAGGGCCAGCCGACTGGGTGTCCGGATATCTTTCATCATGCTCAATGA